In Drosophila subpulchrella strain 33 F10 #4 breed RU33 chromosome 3R, RU_Dsub_v1.1 Primary Assembly, whole genome shotgun sequence, the following are encoded in one genomic region:
- the LOC119547057 gene encoding chromatin modification-related protein eaf-1 isoform X3: protein MAAASAGQQQQQHQHQHKLNIAGSAETVVSDMHHQQQQQQMLPLHQHQQQQQQQHHQFFQQQQTKFVSRVVTSATVQQQQQQQHQQLQQHQHTQQILPAGLVNGNGSGNMMQVSNQLQQQQQRASQQQQHIFVCPTSNQQQLLLQHQQQQQQQQQQQQHTKQRQAQIKLPIKSTATAGVTAATVAAAAAAGATHCMPTTIASRQMSQNNQLYAKNVAKANNASSNGNRKTTTTYNGNLAPGWRRLTNNNEVAYISPSGKTLSTQFQIKDYLLTQGTCKCGLPCPLRPEYLFDFNAQVPNMPLKLPTEAPTSMPTPCLHQRRFLESQQLQLPQQPQQQHQQQQQQQTQLQQQHLQQQQQQQQQAVKDVSVTVSVSGPAAVSDVFSTLMTSTARTATTATPTAAAAATSPAQAATTTTLELANKDADCHKYGDNKLPASVRNTPTPTPAPTPPLPLPLPNAMPTSQALALGGLAVGGNLPKRSTGGHVIKQPANALAPPNTTPGGATNIIQQQQQQQHPNFKDDPAGYLQQQTAMLHNSLGVGLDATKTAAGTSTARGLPQEPIVHSSQQQQQQQQQQLQQQQLQQQQLQQQQHLQQLQRQKIRRLSLFGKWETDPVPASNSQPAAGTRTLQVDTAAFARPQKPQITSVTMVPAPQESPVSSSATEMLEKRPEQVGAISTSHESPRQSLSSPTDSVDSAKSTPSASPKPQMHVQLQPQLLQMRTQPQANLPAPAPVTLPAHVRVMRQQQTQIIPGQRLPVVSSSAAMATMTRSIVTSSAGTSTITGRPVTTTLANSNPTVAQLQSMANAMGAGGGGGQLIMTSSGQLLVIPTANKQAAQRQPGQGVIIQQQQPAELHPQPGGGYIVSQPSPVASASSSSSSSTVILNSGGAKLLHHQIITSQAGQINQATAGGTGNQPQTVLLNTLPNGGYIVQQQQPSQTQQQAEQILAMPQPPPAQTLIISSPDTKRRARKRKSSICHTPPPSGSPAKTISPQISPSIPSQAPALLHQQAAAAAAAAAAAAPQFQQQFQLSPGIQGIVVNKPNPPQAQQTQQLLLQNGQILQQVNLIGQQLLMPAGLVMGPDATLLQIQNMPTTSLMTPQGPVMLRTPSPQNKPSFISPSAGGQQYLVGANGQLSPIGQIYSTPMGLVMPTGQQGGASFVQASPTTTTIQIQQQPAPQPTQISLQPAQATYMTETVMSRQGTAASPPDTTTCSPRSPERPPSHRSSGSDMVQCVSSSEPDAAVSPQSAESRQSPSSTDCERSICNNNLFTQPSGLYKHSEPKIRRIHITSQTAAENGMSLMQGQASSTPAATSSSSSAAIAAVPSASAGPAIIGGQQQYQQQQHQHQQQSPSSTNNKINGLARSKRQANNTSGASMVLTTSTAATLSGLFNQQRAKPIRIAPAPPVATTGTGNMGTIQAAGAGAAVASTGAGTTTTLARSEILKLAK, encoded by the exons ATGGCCGCCGCATCTGCTggccagcaacagcagcaacatcagcaccAGCACAAACTGAATATTGCTGGGAGTGCTGAGACAGTGGTCAGCGATATGCAtcaccaacagcagcagcagcaaatgtTGCCGTTGCACcaacatcagcaacagcaacagcagcaacatcatcagtttttccagCAGCAACAGACGAAATTTGTATCGCGGGTCGTTACAAGTGCAAcggtgcagcagcagcagcagcagcaacatcagcaactgcagcagcatcagcataCGCAACAGATATTACCAGCTGGCTTGGTAAATGGCAATGGCAGCGGCAACATGATGCAAGTATCCAatcaactgcagcagcagcaacagcgcGCCAGTCAGCAACAGCAGCATATATTTGTCTGCCCCACCAGCAACCAGCAACAACTCCTGCTgcaacaccaacagcagcagcagcagcagcagcaacaacagcaacacacCAAACAGCGCCAGGCGCAAATAAAGTTGCCAATAAAGTCAACGGCAACGGCTGGAGTAACGGCGgcaactgttgctgctgctgctgctgctggggcaACGCATTGCATGCCGACAACAATTGCATCGCGTCAAATGAGTCAGAACAATCAGCTCTATGCCAAGAATGTTGCCAAAGCCAACAATGCCAGTAGCAATGGCAACAGGAAGACTACGACCACGTACAATGGAAATTTGGCCCCTGGCTGGCGTCGCTTGACCAACAACAATGAGGTGGCCTACATCAG CCCCTCGGGCAAAACGCTGAGCACGCAGTTCCAGATCAAGGACTATCTCCTCACCCAGGGTACCTGCAAGTGCGGCCTGCCGTGTCCGCTGCGCCCCGAATACCTGTTCGACTTTAATGCCCAG GTGCCCAACATGCCGCTTAAGTTGCCAACGGAGGCGCCAACGTCGATGCCAACACCTTGCCTGCATCAGCGGCGATTTCTTGAATCTCAGCAGCTACAGTTGCCACAGCaaccgcagcagcaacaccagcagcaacagcagcagcaaacccaactgcaacagcaacatctacagcagcagcagcagcaacaacaacaggcTGTCAAAGATGTATCGGTAACCGTATCCGTATCTGGGCCAGCAGCTGTCAGCGATGTGTTCTCCACGCTGATGACATCGACAGCAAGAACGGCGACAACGgcaacaccaacagcagcagcagcagcaacatcaccaGCCCAagcggcaacaacaaccacactTGAATTGGCCAACAAAG ACGCTGATTGCCACAAATACGGCGATAACAAATTACCTGCCTCGGTCCGGAACACGCCCACGCCCACGCCGGCTCCAACGCCCCCGCTACCGCTTCCGCTTCCCAATGCGATGCCAACTAGTCAAGCATTAGCCTTGGGCGGGCTCGCAGTCGGCGGCAATCTCCCCAAGCGCTCAACTGGGGGACATGTGATAAAGCAGCCAGCCAATGCTCTTGCGCCACCAAACACGACTCCCGGAGGAGCCACCAACATCatccagcaacagcagcagcagcaacatcccAACTTCAAGGACGATCCGGCTGGCTATCTCCAACAACAGACTGCAATGCTGCACAACAGCCTGGGAGTTGGCTTAGATGCGACAAAAACGGCAGCAGGAACTTCCACAGCGAGAGGTCTGCCACAAGAACCCATTGTGCACAGctcccagcagcagcagcagcagcaacaacagcaactccagcaacagcaacttcagcaacagcaactccagcagcagcaacatctgcAGCAGTTGCAGCGTCAAAAGATTCGTCGCCTGTCGCTCTTTGGAAAATGGGAAACAGATCCAGTACCCGCCTCGAATTCCCAACCAGCCGCGGGAACCCGAACCCTTCAAGTGGACACTGCAGCCTTTGCACGACCCCAGAAGCCGCAGATCACTAGCGTAACCATGGTGCCAGCTCCCCAGGAGTCACCCGTGTCGAGTAGTGCAACAGAGATGCTGGAGAAGCGACCCGAGCAGGTGGGGGCCATATCAACCAGTCACGAGAGTCCCCGGCAGAGTCTGTCCTCGCCCACGGACTCAGTTGATTCGGCCAAGAGCACGCCCTCCGCTTCCCCAAAGCCCCAGATGCATGTCCAGCTGCAGCCGCAGTTGCTGCAGATGCGTACGCAGCCCCAAGCGAATCTTCCAGCTCCGGCCCCGGTCACCCTGCCCGCCCACGTTCGTGTGATGCGTCAGCAGCAGACGCAGATCATTCCCGGCCAGCGATTGCCGGTGGTCAGTAGTAGTGCAGCCATGGCCACGATGACCAGGAGCATAGTGACCTCCTCGGCGGGAACGAGTACGATAACAGGTCGTCCGGTGACCACCACGTTGGCCAACTCGAATCCCACAGTGGCGCAGTTGCAATCCATGGCGAACGCCATGGGTGCAGGAGGTGGTGGTGGCCAATTGATAATGACATCTTCCGGGCAACTGCTGGTCATTCCGACGGCCAACAAACAGGCGGCGCAGCGTCAGCCCGGACAAGGTGTGATCATCCAGCAACAGCAGCCGGCGGAGTTGCATCCACAACCAGGAGGTGGTTATATCGTCAGCCAGCCCTCTCCAGTGGCGTCCGCCAgttccagcagcagcagcagcactgtGATTCTGAACTCCGGTGGAGCTAAGCTCTTGCACCACCAGATCATCACCTCGCAGGCTGGTCAGATAAATCAGGCGACTGCAGGAGGAACGGGAAACCAACCACAGACAGTGCTTCTCAACACTCTTCCCAATGGAGGCTATATcgtccagcagcagcagccatcGCAGACGCAACAGCAGGCCGAGCAGATCCTGGCTATGCCTCAACCGCCTCCGGCGCAAACACTTATCATCAGTTCGCCGGATACCAAGAGAAGGGCGCGAAAGCGCAAGAGCTCCATATGCCATACACCACCGCCGAGTGGATCGCCCGCCAAAACCATCTCACCCCAGATCTCGCCCAGCATCCCCAGCCAGGCACCAGCTTTGCTCCACCAGcaggcagcggcagcagcagcggcggcggcggcggctgcTCCACAATTCCAACAGCAGTTCCAGCTTAGTCCCGGCATTCAGGGAATTGTGGTTAACAAACCCAATCCCCCGCAGGCTCAGCAGACGCAGCAGCTACTGCTCCAGAACGGGCAGATCCTGCAGCAGGTGAATCTCATTGGACAGCAGCTTCTCATGCCGGCCGGCCTGGTGATGGGACCGGATGCTACTCTGCTACAGATCCAGAATATGCCCACTACCAGTCTGATGACGCCGCAGGGACCCGTGATGCTGCGTACGCCATCGCCGCAGAACAAGCCCTCCTTCATCTCGCCGAGCGCCGGGGGACAGCAGTACTTAGTGGGTGCCAATGGGCAGTTGAGCCCCATCGGGCAGATCTACTCCACGCCCATGGGCCTGGTGATGCCGACCGGTCAGCAGGGAGGTGCATCCTTTGTGCAGGCTAGTCCCACGACTACCACCATCCAAATCCAACAGCAGCCTGCGCCGCAGCCCACGCAAATCAGTTTGCAGCCGGCACAGGCCACCTACATGACAGAGACGGTGATGAGTCGCCAGGGAACGGCTGCCAGTCCGCCGGACACAACCACCTGCAGCCCACGAAGCCCGGAGCGTCCACCCAGTCATCGCAGCAGTGGCAGCGACATG GTACAATGCGTATCCAGTTCAGAGCCGGATGCGGCGGTTTCTCCCCAAAGCGCTGAGAGTAGGCAGTCGCCGTCTTCCACAGACTGTGAGAGGA GCATCTGCAACAACAATCTGTTCACCCAGCCAAGTGGGTTATACAAGCACTCGGAGCCAAAGATACGGCGCATCCACATCACCTCGCAGACGGCGGCCGAGAACGGGATGAGCCTGATGCAGGGACAAG CCTCCTCAACACCCGCAGCCACATCCTCCTCATCATCCGCCGCCATAGCTGCTGTTCCTTCGGCATCGGCAGGACCAGCTATAATTGGCGGACAACAGCAatatcagcagcagcagcaccagcaccagcagcagtcGCCCTCTTCAAcgaacaacaaaataaatggACTCGCGCGGAGCAAGCGCCAGGCCAATAACACAAGTGGGGCCAGCATGGTGCTGACCACCAGCACGGCGGCCACATTGAGTGGCCTCTTCAATCAGCAGCGAGCCAAGCCCATACGCATTGCTCCGGCTCCACCGGTGGCCACCACAGGCACCGGGAATATGGGAACGATACAAGcagctggagctggagctgcTGTGGCATCGACTGGAGCAGGAACCACCACTACTCTCGCCCGTTCCGAGATCCTGAAGCTGGCCAAATGA
- the LOC119547057 gene encoding chromatin modification-related protein eaf-1 isoform X4 has protein sequence MAAASAGQQQQQHQHQHKLNIAGSAETVVSDMHHQQQQQQMLPLHQHQQQQQQQHHQFFQQQQTKFVSRVVTSATVQQQQQQQHQQLQQHQHTQQILPAGLVNGNGSGNMMQVSNQLQQQQQRASQQQQHIFVCPTSNQQQLLLQHQQQQQQQQQQQQHTKQRQAQIKLPIKSTATAGVTAATVAAAAAAGATHCMPTTIASRQMSQNNQLYAKNVAKANNASSNGNRKTTTTYNGNLAPGWRRLTNNNEVAYISPSGKTLSTQFQIKDYLLTQGTCKCGLPCPLRPEYLFDFNAQVPNMPLKLPTEAPTSMPTPCLHQRRFLESQQLQLPQQPQQQHQQQQQQQTQLQQQHLQQQQQQQQQAVKDVSVTVSVSGPAAVSDVFSTLMTSTARTATTATPTAAAAATSPAQAATTTTLELANKDADCHKYGDNKLPASVRNTPTPTPAPTPPLPLPLPNAMPTSQALALGGLAVGGNLPKRSTGGHVIKQPANALAPPNTTPGGATNIIQQQQQQQHPNFKDDPAGYLQQQTAMLHNSLGVGLDATKTAAGTSTARGLPQEPIVHSSQQQQQQQQQQLQQQQLQQQQLQQQQHLQQLQRQKIRRLSLFGKWETDPVPASNSQPAAGTRTLQVDTAAFARPQKPQITSVTMVPAPQESPVSSSATEMLEKRPEQVGAISTSHESPRQSLSSPTDSVDSAKSTPSASPKPQMHVQLQPQLLQMRTQPQANLPAPAPVTLPAHVRVMRQQQTQIIPGQRLPVVSSSAAMATMTRSIVTSSAGTSTITGRPVTTTLANSNPTVAQLQSMANAMGAGGGGGQLIMTSSGQLLVIPTANKQAAQRQPGQGVIIQQQQPAELHPQPGGGYIVSQPSPVASASSSSSSSTVILNSGGAKLLHHQIITSQAGQINQATAGGTGNQPQTVLLNTLPNGGYIVQQQQPSQTQQQAEQILAMPQPPPAQTLIISSPDTKRRARKRKSSICHTPPPSGSPAKTISPQISPSIPSQAPALLHQQAAAAAAAAAAAAPQFQQQFQLSPGIQGIVVNKPNPPQAQQTQQLLLQNGQILQQVNLIGQQLLMPAGLVMGPDATLLQIQNMPTTSLMTPQGPVMLRTPSPQNKPSFISPSAGGQQYLVGANGQLSPIGQIYSTPMGLVMPTGQQGGASFVQASPTTTTIQIQQQPAPQPTQISLQPAQATYMTETVMSRQGTAASPPDTTTCSPRSPERPPSHRSSGSDMVQCVSSSEPDAAVSPQSAESRQSPSSTDCERSICNNNLFTQPSGLYKHSEPKIRRIHITSQTAAENGMSLMQGQGMRLATSNINSTSASMSITSSSSAPLTTNAMAGHRQFLHRQPVVQHHHNPNIANNSHSNTFLHSHKVVNVDYQGAAN, from the exons ATGGCCGCCGCATCTGCTggccagcaacagcagcaacatcagcaccAGCACAAACTGAATATTGCTGGGAGTGCTGAGACAGTGGTCAGCGATATGCAtcaccaacagcagcagcagcaaatgtTGCCGTTGCACcaacatcagcaacagcaacagcagcaacatcatcagtttttccagCAGCAACAGACGAAATTTGTATCGCGGGTCGTTACAAGTGCAAcggtgcagcagcagcagcagcagcaacatcagcaactgcagcagcatcagcataCGCAACAGATATTACCAGCTGGCTTGGTAAATGGCAATGGCAGCGGCAACATGATGCAAGTATCCAatcaactgcagcagcagcaacagcgcGCCAGTCAGCAACAGCAGCATATATTTGTCTGCCCCACCAGCAACCAGCAACAACTCCTGCTgcaacaccaacagcagcagcagcagcagcagcaacaacagcaacacacCAAACAGCGCCAGGCGCAAATAAAGTTGCCAATAAAGTCAACGGCAACGGCTGGAGTAACGGCGgcaactgttgctgctgctgctgctgctggggcaACGCATTGCATGCCGACAACAATTGCATCGCGTCAAATGAGTCAGAACAATCAGCTCTATGCCAAGAATGTTGCCAAAGCCAACAATGCCAGTAGCAATGGCAACAGGAAGACTACGACCACGTACAATGGAAATTTGGCCCCTGGCTGGCGTCGCTTGACCAACAACAATGAGGTGGCCTACATCAG CCCCTCGGGCAAAACGCTGAGCACGCAGTTCCAGATCAAGGACTATCTCCTCACCCAGGGTACCTGCAAGTGCGGCCTGCCGTGTCCGCTGCGCCCCGAATACCTGTTCGACTTTAATGCCCAG GTGCCCAACATGCCGCTTAAGTTGCCAACGGAGGCGCCAACGTCGATGCCAACACCTTGCCTGCATCAGCGGCGATTTCTTGAATCTCAGCAGCTACAGTTGCCACAGCaaccgcagcagcaacaccagcagcaacagcagcagcaaacccaactgcaacagcaacatctacagcagcagcagcagcaacaacaacaggcTGTCAAAGATGTATCGGTAACCGTATCCGTATCTGGGCCAGCAGCTGTCAGCGATGTGTTCTCCACGCTGATGACATCGACAGCAAGAACGGCGACAACGgcaacaccaacagcagcagcagcagcaacatcaccaGCCCAagcggcaacaacaaccacactTGAATTGGCCAACAAAG ACGCTGATTGCCACAAATACGGCGATAACAAATTACCTGCCTCGGTCCGGAACACGCCCACGCCCACGCCGGCTCCAACGCCCCCGCTACCGCTTCCGCTTCCCAATGCGATGCCAACTAGTCAAGCATTAGCCTTGGGCGGGCTCGCAGTCGGCGGCAATCTCCCCAAGCGCTCAACTGGGGGACATGTGATAAAGCAGCCAGCCAATGCTCTTGCGCCACCAAACACGACTCCCGGAGGAGCCACCAACATCatccagcaacagcagcagcagcaacatcccAACTTCAAGGACGATCCGGCTGGCTATCTCCAACAACAGACTGCAATGCTGCACAACAGCCTGGGAGTTGGCTTAGATGCGACAAAAACGGCAGCAGGAACTTCCACAGCGAGAGGTCTGCCACAAGAACCCATTGTGCACAGctcccagcagcagcagcagcagcaacaacagcaactccagcaacagcaacttcagcaacagcaactccagcagcagcaacatctgcAGCAGTTGCAGCGTCAAAAGATTCGTCGCCTGTCGCTCTTTGGAAAATGGGAAACAGATCCAGTACCCGCCTCGAATTCCCAACCAGCCGCGGGAACCCGAACCCTTCAAGTGGACACTGCAGCCTTTGCACGACCCCAGAAGCCGCAGATCACTAGCGTAACCATGGTGCCAGCTCCCCAGGAGTCACCCGTGTCGAGTAGTGCAACAGAGATGCTGGAGAAGCGACCCGAGCAGGTGGGGGCCATATCAACCAGTCACGAGAGTCCCCGGCAGAGTCTGTCCTCGCCCACGGACTCAGTTGATTCGGCCAAGAGCACGCCCTCCGCTTCCCCAAAGCCCCAGATGCATGTCCAGCTGCAGCCGCAGTTGCTGCAGATGCGTACGCAGCCCCAAGCGAATCTTCCAGCTCCGGCCCCGGTCACCCTGCCCGCCCACGTTCGTGTGATGCGTCAGCAGCAGACGCAGATCATTCCCGGCCAGCGATTGCCGGTGGTCAGTAGTAGTGCAGCCATGGCCACGATGACCAGGAGCATAGTGACCTCCTCGGCGGGAACGAGTACGATAACAGGTCGTCCGGTGACCACCACGTTGGCCAACTCGAATCCCACAGTGGCGCAGTTGCAATCCATGGCGAACGCCATGGGTGCAGGAGGTGGTGGTGGCCAATTGATAATGACATCTTCCGGGCAACTGCTGGTCATTCCGACGGCCAACAAACAGGCGGCGCAGCGTCAGCCCGGACAAGGTGTGATCATCCAGCAACAGCAGCCGGCGGAGTTGCATCCACAACCAGGAGGTGGTTATATCGTCAGCCAGCCCTCTCCAGTGGCGTCCGCCAgttccagcagcagcagcagcactgtGATTCTGAACTCCGGTGGAGCTAAGCTCTTGCACCACCAGATCATCACCTCGCAGGCTGGTCAGATAAATCAGGCGACTGCAGGAGGAACGGGAAACCAACCACAGACAGTGCTTCTCAACACTCTTCCCAATGGAGGCTATATcgtccagcagcagcagccatcGCAGACGCAACAGCAGGCCGAGCAGATCCTGGCTATGCCTCAACCGCCTCCGGCGCAAACACTTATCATCAGTTCGCCGGATACCAAGAGAAGGGCGCGAAAGCGCAAGAGCTCCATATGCCATACACCACCGCCGAGTGGATCGCCCGCCAAAACCATCTCACCCCAGATCTCGCCCAGCATCCCCAGCCAGGCACCAGCTTTGCTCCACCAGcaggcagcggcagcagcagcggcggcggcggcggctgcTCCACAATTCCAACAGCAGTTCCAGCTTAGTCCCGGCATTCAGGGAATTGTGGTTAACAAACCCAATCCCCCGCAGGCTCAGCAGACGCAGCAGCTACTGCTCCAGAACGGGCAGATCCTGCAGCAGGTGAATCTCATTGGACAGCAGCTTCTCATGCCGGCCGGCCTGGTGATGGGACCGGATGCTACTCTGCTACAGATCCAGAATATGCCCACTACCAGTCTGATGACGCCGCAGGGACCCGTGATGCTGCGTACGCCATCGCCGCAGAACAAGCCCTCCTTCATCTCGCCGAGCGCCGGGGGACAGCAGTACTTAGTGGGTGCCAATGGGCAGTTGAGCCCCATCGGGCAGATCTACTCCACGCCCATGGGCCTGGTGATGCCGACCGGTCAGCAGGGAGGTGCATCCTTTGTGCAGGCTAGTCCCACGACTACCACCATCCAAATCCAACAGCAGCCTGCGCCGCAGCCCACGCAAATCAGTTTGCAGCCGGCACAGGCCACCTACATGACAGAGACGGTGATGAGTCGCCAGGGAACGGCTGCCAGTCCGCCGGACACAACCACCTGCAGCCCACGAAGCCCGGAGCGTCCACCCAGTCATCGCAGCAGTGGCAGCGACATG GTACAATGCGTATCCAGTTCAGAGCCGGATGCGGCGGTTTCTCCCCAAAGCGCTGAGAGTAGGCAGTCGCCGTCTTCCACAGACTGTGAGAGGA GCATCTGCAACAACAATCTGTTCACCCAGCCAAGTGGGTTATACAAGCACTCGGAGCCAAAGATACGGCGCATCCACATCACCTCGCAGACGGCGGCCGAGAACGGGATGAGCCTGATGCAGGGACAAGGTATGCGACTGGCCACATCTAACATCAACTCCACATCCGCATCCATGTCCATAACATCGTCATCGTCGGCACCACTAACCACCAATGCGATGGCGGGACACCGCCAGTTCTTGCACCGCCAGCCGGTCGTGCAGCACCACCACAATCCAAACATTGCCAACAACAGCCATTCAAACACCTTTCTTCATAGCCACAAAGTAGTTAACGTTGACTACCAGG GAGCCGCAAACTGA